In the genome of Streptomyces sp. V2I9, one region contains:
- a CDS encoding NUDIX hydrolase yields MSQGQWYPPEWPDRIRALAAGELTAATPRRAATVMLLRDPVGKGGVEGGAKDGATGPVVHMLRRRTSMAFAGGAYAYPGGGVDPRDDDRLIGWAGPPLEQWAARLGVATVTEAQAVVCAAVRETFEEAGVLLAGPTASTVVGDTTGDDWEADREALVARDLSFAEFLDRRGLVLRSDLLGAWARWITPEFEPRRYDTWFFVAALPEGQRTRDVSTEADRTEWIAPAEAARRYDAGELLMMPPTVTTLRALTPYRTAAEALGAAEDQDMTPVLAQARLEGDELVLSWPGHDEFTKHVPAAGPGGGGA; encoded by the coding sequence ATGTCCCAAGGTCAGTGGTACCCCCCGGAATGGCCCGACCGGATCAGGGCCCTCGCCGCCGGTGAGCTGACGGCCGCCACCCCCCGGCGGGCCGCCACCGTGATGTTGCTGCGCGATCCGGTCGGGAAGGGCGGGGTGGAGGGCGGTGCGAAGGACGGGGCGACGGGCCCCGTCGTGCACATGCTGCGCCGGCGCACCTCCATGGCGTTCGCCGGCGGCGCGTACGCCTATCCGGGTGGCGGAGTCGATCCGCGCGACGACGACCGGCTGATCGGGTGGGCCGGGCCCCCGTTGGAGCAATGGGCCGCCCGGCTCGGCGTGGCCACGGTCACCGAGGCGCAGGCCGTCGTCTGCGCGGCGGTGCGCGAGACGTTCGAGGAGGCGGGCGTCCTGCTCGCCGGTCCGACCGCATCGACCGTGGTCGGCGACACGACCGGGGACGACTGGGAGGCCGACCGGGAGGCGCTCGTCGCCAGGGACCTGTCCTTCGCGGAGTTCCTGGACCGGCGCGGTCTGGTGCTGCGCTCGGACCTGCTGGGCGCCTGGGCGCGCTGGATCACCCCGGAATTCGAACCCCGCCGTTACGACACCTGGTTCTTCGTCGCCGCGCTCCCCGAGGGGCAGCGGACCCGCGACGTCTCCACCGAGGCCGACCGCACGGAGTGGATCGCCCCCGCCGAGGCGGCCCGCCGCTACGACGCGGGTGAGCTGCTGATGATGCCGCCCACGGTGACCACGCTGCGGGCCCTCACGCCGTACCGGACGGCCGCGGAGGCGCTCGGGGCGGCGGAGGACCAGGACATGACCCCGGTCCTCGCGCAGGCCCGTCTGGAGGGCGACGAGCTGGTGCTGAGCTGGCCGGGACACGACGAGTTCACCAAGCACGTACCCGCGGCGGGACCGGGGGGTGGCGGAGCATGA
- a CDS encoding RidA family protein, which translates to MAGAVEARLAELGLTLPAVVPPLASYQPAVQSGVYVYTSGQLPMVDGKLAVTGKVGAEVTPDEAKELARTCALNALAAVKSVAGDLDRIKRVVKVVGFVASASDFTGQPAVINGASELLGEVLGDKGVHARSAVGVAVLPLDAPVEVEVQVELTEA; encoded by the coding sequence GTGGCGGGCGCCGTCGAAGCGCGCCTCGCCGAACTCGGCCTCACCCTGCCCGCCGTCGTGCCGCCGCTGGCCTCGTACCAGCCGGCCGTGCAGAGCGGGGTGTACGTGTACACCTCGGGCCAGCTGCCCATGGTGGACGGCAAGCTCGCCGTGACCGGCAAGGTCGGCGCCGAGGTCACGCCGGACGAGGCGAAGGAGCTCGCGAGGACCTGCGCGCTCAACGCCCTCGCCGCCGTGAAGTCGGTCGCCGGCGACCTGGACCGGATCAAGCGCGTCGTGAAGGTCGTGGGCTTCGTCGCCTCGGCCTCCGACTTCACCGGCCAGCCCGCCGTGATCAACGGCGCGAGCGAGTTGTTGGGCGAGGTCCTGGGAGACAAGGGCGTCCACGCCCGCAGTGCCGTCGGCGTCGCCGTGCTGCCGCTGGACGCGCCGGTCGAGGTCGAGGTCCAGGTGGAGCTCACCGAGGCCTGA
- a CDS encoding phage holin family protein — translation MSDPGNYAGNTDRSIGQLVAAATAEMSALVHDEIALAKAEVRQDVKRGAIGSGAFIAAGVLLLFTMPMLSFAAAYGIHNLGLGLAWSFLIVAGAFILLAALIAFIGLRKFKKIKPPEKSIASAKQTAAVLQNAKPHPRPSTEAAAIIKRSGSSPALKGTGGGAGQDTASAVARSST, via the coding sequence ATGAGCGACCCCGGCAACTACGCGGGCAACACCGACCGCAGCATCGGGCAGCTGGTCGCCGCGGCGACGGCCGAGATGTCCGCGCTGGTGCACGACGAGATCGCCCTGGCCAAGGCGGAGGTCCGCCAGGATGTCAAGCGCGGCGCGATCGGCAGCGGGGCGTTCATCGCCGCGGGCGTGCTGCTGCTCTTCACGATGCCGATGCTGAGCTTCGCGGCCGCGTACGGAATCCACAACCTGGGGCTGGGGCTGGCCTGGTCCTTTCTGATCGTGGCCGGCGCCTTCATCCTCCTGGCCGCCCTGATCGCCTTCATCGGGCTGCGCAAGTTCAAGAAGATCAAGCCGCCGGAGAAGTCCATCGCCTCCGCCAAGCAGACCGCCGCCGTCCTCCAGAACGCCAAGCCGCATCCCCGGCCGTCCACCGAGGCCGCCGCGATCATCAAGCGCTCCGGGAGTTCGCCGGCGCTGAAGGGCACCGGGGGCGGCGCCGGTCAGGACACGGCCTCCGCTGTGGCACGCTCGTCCACATGA
- a CDS encoding MarP family serine protease: MNVLDILLLLAAVWFAVIGYRQGFVVGILSVIGFLGGGLVAVYLLPVIWDRVTEDAEVSTAVAIGAVVVVIVCASIGQAFTTHLGNKLRRYITWSPARALDATGGALVNVVAMLLVAWMIGLLLAGTSLPTLGKEVRTSSVLLGVDRVMPKQAPTWFQDFSSVLAQNGFPQVFSPFADEPITEVKAPDPALVGSPVAARAKKSIVKVVGTAPSCGKVLEGTGFVFSERRVMTNAHVVGGVEEPTVQIGGEGRLYDAKVVLYDWQRDIAVLDVPDLRATPLRFTGTDDDAETGDSAIVAGFPENGAYDVRSARVRARIDADGPDIYHRGTVRRDVYSLYATVRQGNSGGPLLTPDGKVYGVVFAKSLDDPDTGYALTVDEIREDIEIGRTADQQVDSQGCAL, translated from the coding sequence GTGAACGTGCTGGACATCCTGCTGCTGCTGGCTGCCGTGTGGTTCGCGGTCATCGGCTACCGCCAGGGCTTCGTCGTCGGCATCCTGTCGGTGATCGGCTTCCTCGGGGGCGGCCTCGTCGCCGTCTATCTGCTGCCGGTCATCTGGGACCGGGTGACCGAGGACGCCGAGGTCTCCACAGCGGTCGCCATCGGTGCGGTTGTCGTCGTGATCGTCTGCGCCTCGATCGGCCAGGCGTTCACCACCCACCTGGGCAACAAACTCCGCCGGTACATCACCTGGTCGCCCGCGCGCGCCCTGGACGCCACCGGCGGCGCCCTGGTCAACGTGGTGGCGATGCTGCTGGTGGCCTGGATGATCGGGCTGTTGCTGGCGGGCACCTCGCTGCCCACCCTCGGCAAGGAGGTCCGTACCTCCTCGGTGCTGCTCGGGGTCGACCGGGTGATGCCGAAGCAGGCGCCCACCTGGTTCCAGGACTTCTCCTCCGTCCTCGCGCAGAACGGCTTCCCGCAGGTTTTCAGCCCGTTCGCCGACGAGCCGATCACCGAGGTCAAGGCCCCGGACCCGGCCCTGGTGGGCAGCCCGGTCGCCGCCCGAGCCAAGAAGTCGATCGTCAAGGTCGTGGGGACGGCCCCGAGCTGCGGCAAGGTCCTCGAAGGGACCGGCTTCGTCTTCTCCGAGCGCCGGGTGATGACCAACGCCCACGTGGTCGGCGGTGTGGAGGAGCCCACCGTCCAGATCGGCGGCGAAGGCCGGCTGTACGACGCGAAGGTCGTCCTCTACGACTGGCAGCGCGACATCGCCGTCCTGGACGTCCCCGATCTGCGGGCCACGCCGCTGCGGTTCACCGGCACGGACGACGACGCGGAGACCGGCGACAGCGCGATCGTCGCCGGGTTCCCCGAGAACGGCGCGTACGACGTGCGCTCGGCCCGTGTCCGCGCCCGCATCGACGCGGACGGCCCGGACATCTACCACCGGGGCACCGTGCGCCGCGATGTGTACTCGCTCTACGCGACGGTGCGTCAGGGCAACTCCGGCGGCCCGCTGCTCACTCCGGACGGGAAGGTGTACGGAGTGGTGTTCGCCAAGTCGCTCGACGACCCGGACACCGGCTACGCGTTGACGGTCGACGAGATCCGCGAGGACATCGAGATCGGCCGTACGGCCGACCAGCAGGTCGACAGCCAGGGCTGCGCCCTCTAG
- a CDS encoding DUF4177 domain-containing protein: MTKWEYATVPLLVHATKQILDTWGEDGWELVQVVPGPNNPEQLVAYLKREKA; encoded by the coding sequence ATGACCAAGTGGGAATACGCGACCGTGCCCCTTCTCGTGCACGCGACCAAGCAGATTCTGGACACCTGGGGCGAGGACGGCTGGGAGCTGGTCCAGGTCGTTCCCGGCCCGAACAACCCCGAGCAGCTCGTGGCCTACCTGAAGCGGGAGAAGGCGTAG
- a CDS encoding Crp/Fnr family transcriptional regulator encodes MDDVLRRAPLFAALDDEQAAELRASMSEVTLARGDALFHEGDQGDRLYVVTEGKVKLHRTSPDGRENMLAVLGPGELIGELSLFDPGPRTATASALTEVKLLGLGHGDLQPWLNARPEVATALLRAVARRLRKTNDQMSDLVFSDVPGRVARALLDLSRRFGVQSEEGIHVVHDLTQEELAQLVGASRETVNKALADFAGRGWLRLEARAVILLDVERLAKRSR; translated from the coding sequence GTGGACGACGTTCTGCGGCGCGCCCCGCTTTTCGCGGCGCTCGATGACGAGCAGGCCGCGGAGCTCCGCGCCTCGATGAGTGAGGTGACCCTCGCCCGCGGAGACGCGCTGTTCCACGAGGGCGACCAGGGTGACCGCCTGTACGTGGTCACCGAGGGCAAGGTCAAGCTCCACCGCACCTCACCCGACGGGCGCGAGAACATGCTGGCCGTGCTCGGACCCGGCGAGCTGATCGGAGAGCTGTCGCTCTTCGACCCCGGCCCCCGTACGGCGACCGCCTCCGCGCTGACCGAGGTCAAGCTCCTCGGCCTCGGCCACGGTGACCTGCAGCCCTGGCTGAACGCCCGGCCCGAGGTGGCCACCGCCCTGCTGCGCGCGGTCGCCCGGCGGCTGCGCAAGACCAACGACCAGATGTCCGACCTGGTCTTCTCCGACGTGCCGGGCCGGGTCGCCCGCGCCCTCCTGGACCTGTCGCGCCGCTTCGGCGTCCAGTCCGAGGAAGGCATCCACGTCGTGCACGACCTCACCCAGGAGGAGCTGGCCCAGCTGGTCGGCGCCTCCCGCGAGACGGTCAACAAGGCGCTGGCGGACTTCGCGGGCCGCGGCTGGCTGCGTCTGGAGGCCCGCGCGGTCATCCTGCTGGACGTGGAGCGGCTGGCGAAGCGCTCGCGCTGA
- a CDS encoding MBL fold metallo-hydrolase — protein MTDAAALPGQPRGTVLSGPATARTVNVLAPNPSAMTLDGTNTWIVAEPDSALAVVIDPGPLDDVHLRAVIDAVERTGRRVGLTLLTHGHPDHAEGAGRFAELTGTKVRALDAALRLGDEGLAGGDVITTGGLELRVVPTPGHTADSLSFHLPADRAVLTGDTILGRGTTMVAHPDGRLGDYLDSLRRLRSLTVDDGVHTVLPGHGPVLEDAQGAVEFYLAHRAHRLAQVETAVEAGHRTPSEVVAAVYADVDRSLWPAAELSVRAQLEYLAGHGLIQGAPGGSGPDAPRA, from the coding sequence ATGACCGACGCAGCCGCCCTGCCCGGACAGCCGCGCGGAACCGTTCTCTCCGGTCCCGCGACCGCCCGCACGGTCAACGTCCTCGCGCCCAACCCGTCCGCGATGACGCTCGACGGGACGAACACCTGGATCGTGGCCGAGCCCGACTCCGCTCTCGCGGTCGTCATCGATCCCGGGCCGCTCGACGACGTACACCTGCGGGCCGTGATCGACGCGGTGGAGCGGACCGGGCGGCGCGTGGGCCTGACGCTGCTCACCCACGGGCACCCCGACCACGCGGAGGGCGCCGGCCGGTTCGCGGAGCTGACGGGGACGAAGGTGCGGGCCCTGGACGCGGCGCTGCGGCTGGGCGACGAGGGCCTCGCGGGTGGTGACGTGATCACCACGGGCGGCCTGGAGCTGCGGGTGGTGCCGACGCCGGGGCACACCGCGGACTCGCTCTCGTTCCATCTGCCCGCCGACCGGGCGGTGCTGACGGGCGACACGATCCTCGGCCGCGGTACGACGATGGTCGCGCACCCGGACGGGCGGCTCGGCGACTACCTGGACTCGCTGAGGCGGCTGCGGTCGCTGACGGTCGACGACGGCGTCCACACGGTGCTGCCGGGCCACGGTCCGGTGCTGGAGGACGCGCAGGGGGCGGTGGAGTTCTACCTGGCCCACCGCGCGCACCGGCTGGCCCAGGTGGAGACGGCGGTGGAGGCCGGGCACCGTACGCCGTCCGAGGTGGTGGCCGCGGTCTACGCCGACGTGGACCGCTCCCTGTGGCCGGCCGCGGAGCTGTCGGTGCGGGCGCAGCTGGAGTACCTCGCCGGCCACGGGCTCATCCAGGGAGCGCCCGGCGGATCAGGGCCGGACGCCCCCCGGGCATGA
- a CDS encoding alpha/beta fold hydrolase: MTVPDSSAFGPTGPVDPEGPAASAASADRPATTEQAAPAVRTASAARTAPAAPDGPDAAPAGRVVTAGGPVRLDGPWTHRDVAANGARFHIAEAGEGPLVLLLHGFPQFWWTWRHQLTALADAGFRAVAMDLRGVGGSDRTPRGYDPANLALDVTGVIRSLGEPDAALVGHDLGGYLAWTAAVMRPKLVRRLAVSSMPHPRRWRSSMLSDFSQSRAGSYIWGFQRPWLPERQLLADDAALVGSLIQDWAGPRTPDFPDEETLDVYRRAMSIPSTAHCSIEPYRWMVRSMARPDGIQFNRRMKRPIRVPTLHLHGSLDPAVRTRSSAGSGQFVEAPYRWRLFDGVGHFPHEEDPIGFSTELINWLKDPEPDR; encoded by the coding sequence ATGACGGTTCCCGATTCCAGCGCTTTCGGCCCGACGGGTCCCGTGGACCCGGAGGGTCCGGCCGCTTCGGCCGCTTCGGCCGACAGGCCCGCCACCACCGAGCAGGCGGCCCCGGCCGTGCGGACCGCCTCGGCCGCCCGGACGGCCCCGGCGGCTCCGGACGGCCCGGACGCGGCCCCGGCGGGCCGGGTCGTCACGGCCGGGGGACCCGTGCGGCTCGACGGCCCCTGGACCCACCGCGACGTGGCCGCCAACGGCGCGCGCTTCCACATCGCGGAGGCGGGCGAGGGCCCGCTGGTGCTCCTGCTGCACGGCTTCCCGCAGTTCTGGTGGACCTGGCGCCACCAGCTGACCGCACTCGCCGACGCGGGGTTCCGGGCGGTAGCGATGGACCTGCGCGGCGTGGGCGGCAGCGACCGTACGCCACGCGGTTACGATCCCGCCAACCTGGCGCTCGACGTCACCGGGGTGATCCGCTCCCTCGGTGAGCCCGACGCGGCTCTCGTCGGCCACGATCTCGGCGGCTACCTCGCCTGGACGGCCGCCGTGATGCGGCCCAAGCTGGTCCGCCGACTCGCCGTCTCCTCCATGCCGCACCCGCGTCGCTGGCGCTCCTCGATGCTCTCCGACTTCTCCCAGTCACGGGCAGGTTCGTACATCTGGGGCTTCCAGCGCCCCTGGCTGCCGGAGCGTCAACTCCTGGCGGACGACGCCGCCCTGGTCGGAAGCCTCATCCAGGACTGGGCGGGTCCCCGTACCCCGGACTTCCCCGACGAGGAGACCCTGGACGTCTACCGGCGGGCCATGAGCATCCCCTCCACCGCCCACTGCTCGATCGAGCCGTACCGCTGGATGGTGCGGTCGATGGCGCGTCCCGACGGAATCCAGTTCAACCGGCGGATGAAGCGCCCGATCCGGGTGCCCACGCTGCACCTGCACGGGTCGCTCGATCCGGCGGTCCGCACCCGCAGTTCGGCGGGGTCCGGACAGTTCGTGGAGGCGCCCTACCGTTGGCGACTTTTCGACGGTGTCGGGCACTTCCCGCATGAGGAGGATCCGATCGGCTTCTCCACCGAACTCATCAACTGGCTCAAGGACCCCGAGCCCGACCGGTAG
- the nth gene encoding endonuclease III, whose translation MSSSNPGKPAEPAKSAAARTAATPRKAAGTKTASSRKAAGTKAATPRKAPSARAKAPAKGAPAKAPKTESHLAMVRRARRINRELAEVYPYAHPELDFRNPFELLVATVLSAQTTDLRVNQTTPALFAAYPTPEDMAAAVPEEMEEIIRPTGFFRAKTKSLLGLSAALRDEFGGEVPGRLEDLVELPGVGRKTANVVLGNAFGVPGITVDTHFGRLVRRWKWTDEEDPVKVEAVVAGIFPKSEWTMLSHRVIFHGRRVCHARKPACGACPIAPLCPSYGEGETDPEKARKLLKYEMGGYPGQRLSPPADYPGRPAPPLGAG comes from the coding sequence GTGTCATCGTCGAACCCCGGCAAGCCCGCCGAGCCCGCCAAGTCGGCAGCGGCACGTACGGCGGCCACCCCGCGCAAGGCCGCCGGGACGAAGACGGCCTCCTCGCGCAAGGCCGCCGGGACGAAAGCGGCCACTCCGCGCAAGGCACCCTCGGCCAGGGCGAAGGCCCCGGCCAAGGGGGCTCCGGCCAAGGCTCCGAAGACCGAGTCGCATCTCGCCATGGTCCGACGGGCGCGCCGGATCAACCGCGAGCTCGCCGAGGTCTACCCGTACGCCCATCCCGAGCTGGACTTCCGCAACCCCTTCGAGCTTCTCGTGGCCACGGTCCTCTCCGCCCAGACCACCGACCTGAGGGTCAACCAGACGACCCCCGCGCTCTTCGCCGCCTATCCGACCCCTGAGGACATGGCGGCGGCCGTGCCGGAGGAGATGGAGGAGATCATCCGGCCGACCGGGTTCTTCCGGGCCAAGACCAAGTCGCTGCTGGGTCTCTCGGCCGCTCTCCGGGACGAGTTCGGCGGCGAGGTCCCCGGACGTCTCGAAGACCTCGTCGAGTTGCCCGGCGTCGGCCGCAAGACCGCCAATGTCGTCCTCGGCAATGCCTTCGGCGTCCCCGGCATAACGGTCGACACACACTTCGGCCGCCTGGTGCGGCGCTGGAAGTGGACGGACGAGGAGGACCCGGTGAAGGTCGAGGCGGTGGTGGCCGGCATCTTCCCGAAGAGCGAGTGGACGATGCTCTCCCACCGCGTCATCTTCCACGGCCGCCGGGTCTGCCACGCGCGCAAGCCCGCCTGCGGGGCCTGTCCCATCGCGCCGCTCTGCCCCTCGTACGGGGAGGGCGAGACCGATCCGGAGAAGGCCAGGAAGCTCCTGAAGTACGAGATGGGCGGCTATCCGGGCCAGCGGCTCAGCCCGCCCGCCGACTATCCGGGCAGGCCCGCGCCCCCGCTGGGGGCAGGGTGA
- a CDS encoding CoA pyrophosphatase — translation MTHTHARSTTQAGSGPGAGRGEGAVRAAGDGRVPDVPVTVSTDGLPSWLDPVARAALTIRPQQLSRFLPPESGAGRQSAVLVLFGEGERGPELLLMERAGTLRSHAGQPSFPGGALDPEDGDQATTGPLRAALREAEEETGLDPRGVQVFGVLPRLYIPVSGFVVTPVLGWWRAPSPVGVVDPAETARVFTVPVADLTDPANRATAVHPSGHSGPAFLVESALVWGFTAGVIDRIVHYAGWERPWDRDRQVPLDWRA, via the coding sequence ATGACGCACACGCACGCACGCAGCACGACGCAGGCAGGCTCCGGCCCCGGAGCCGGCCGCGGAGAGGGGGCCGTCCGCGCCGCCGGCGACGGGCGCGTCCCCGACGTGCCTGTGACCGTCAGCACCGACGGCCTGCCCTCATGGCTCGACCCCGTCGCCAGAGCCGCGCTCACGATCCGGCCGCAGCAGCTCAGCCGCTTCCTGCCGCCCGAGAGCGGGGCCGGCCGGCAGTCGGCGGTCCTGGTCCTGTTCGGCGAGGGGGAGCGCGGACCGGAGCTGCTGCTCATGGAGCGTGCGGGGACCTTGCGTTCCCATGCCGGGCAGCCGTCCTTCCCCGGCGGTGCGCTGGACCCCGAGGACGGCGACCAGGCCACCACCGGGCCCCTCCGGGCGGCGCTGCGCGAGGCCGAGGAGGAGACCGGGCTCGACCCGCGCGGCGTCCAGGTCTTCGGCGTGCTGCCCCGGCTCTACATCCCGGTCAGCGGCTTCGTCGTGACGCCCGTGCTCGGCTGGTGGCGTGCGCCCAGCCCGGTCGGGGTCGTCGATCCGGCCGAGACGGCGCGGGTCTTCACGGTCCCCGTGGCGGATCTCACGGACCCGGCCAACCGGGCCACGGCCGTCCATCCGAGCGGGCACAGCGGCCCGGCGTTCCTGGTCGAATCGGCTCTCGTCTGGGGCTTCACGGCCGGAGTGATCGACCGCATCGTGCACTACGCGGGCTGGGAACGCCCCTGGGACCGGGACAGACAGGTGCCGCTCGACTGGCGCGCATGA
- the nhaA gene encoding Na+/H+ antiporter NhaA: MAPPTPPTAAPTPSGPPPPPRRPLLGRLSLPERNYVAEALRTETVGGILLLVAAVAALVWANAFGGSYGEVSHFHLGPAALGLDLSVAHWAADGLLAVFFFVAGVELKRELVAGELRDPKAAALPVVAALCGMAAPALVYAVTAAAGGGSQAGWAVPTATDIAFALAVLAVVGTSLPSALRAFLLTLAVVDDLFAILIIAVFFTSDLNFLALGGAVLGLGLFYALLRFEVRGWYVYVPLALVIWGLMYNSGIHATIAGVAMGLMLRCTRREGEEHSPGEHIEHLVRPLSAGVAVPLFALFSAGVALNGDALAGVFTRPETLGVVLGLVVGKTVGIFGGTYLAARFTKAELNEDLAWADVFAVASLAGIGFTVSLLIGELAFEGDPEMVNEIKAAVLLGSLIAATLAGVLLRIRVRKYRALYEAEELDEDASGIPDVYEQDDPEYHLRMAAIHERKAAEHRRIAEERAGAARNKPNSPA, from the coding sequence GTGGCACCGCCCACCCCGCCCACGGCCGCACCCACCCCGTCCGGCCCCCCGCCACCGCCCCGCCGCCCGCTGCTGGGCAGGCTCTCGCTCCCCGAGCGGAACTACGTGGCGGAGGCGCTCCGCACCGAGACGGTCGGCGGGATACTGCTGCTGGTGGCGGCGGTCGCGGCACTCGTCTGGGCGAACGCCTTCGGCGGCTCGTACGGAGAGGTCAGCCACTTCCACCTCGGCCCCGCCGCCCTCGGCCTGGACCTCTCCGTGGCGCACTGGGCGGCGGACGGACTGCTCGCCGTCTTCTTCTTCGTCGCCGGTGTCGAGCTGAAGCGCGAGCTGGTCGCGGGCGAACTCCGCGACCCGAAGGCCGCGGCCCTCCCCGTGGTGGCCGCTCTGTGCGGCATGGCCGCGCCCGCCCTCGTCTACGCCGTCACCGCGGCGGCCGGCGGCGGTTCACAGGCCGGCTGGGCGGTCCCCACGGCCACCGACATCGCCTTCGCGCTCGCCGTCCTCGCCGTGGTCGGCACCTCCCTGCCCTCCGCGCTGCGGGCCTTCCTGCTCACCCTGGCCGTCGTGGACGACCTCTTCGCGATCCTGATCATCGCGGTGTTCTTCACCTCGGACCTGAACTTCCTCGCTCTCGGCGGCGCCGTCCTCGGCCTGGGCCTCTTCTACGCCCTCCTGCGCTTCGAGGTCCGGGGCTGGTACGTCTACGTTCCGCTCGCCCTGGTCATCTGGGGGCTGATGTACAACAGCGGCATCCACGCCACCATCGCCGGTGTCGCGATGGGCCTGATGCTGCGCTGCACCCGGCGCGAGGGGGAGGAGCACTCCCCCGGCGAGCACATCGAGCACCTGGTCCGCCCGCTGTCGGCCGGGGTCGCCGTTCCCCTGTTCGCCCTGTTCTCGGCCGGGGTCGCGCTGAACGGTGACGCGCTGGCGGGCGTCTTCACCCGACCCGAGACGCTCGGCGTCGTCCTCGGCCTCGTCGTCGGCAAGACCGTCGGCATCTTCGGCGGTACCTACCTGGCCGCCCGCTTCACCAAGGCCGAGCTGAACGAGGACCTGGCCTGGGCCGACGTCTTCGCGGTGGCCTCGCTCGCCGGCATCGGGTTCACCGTCTCGCTGCTCATCGGCGAGCTCGCCTTCGAGGGCGACCCGGAGATGGTCAACGAGATCAAGGCCGCCGTCCTGCTCGGCTCCCTCATCGCGGCCACGCTCGCCGGTGTGCTGCTGAGAATCCGGGTACGCAAGTACCGCGCACTGTACGAGGCCGAGGAGCTGGACGAGGACGCATCCGGGATACCGGACGTGTACGAGCAGGATGACCCGGAATATCACCTGCGCATGGCCGCCATCCACGAACGCAAGGCGGCCGAACACCGCCGTATCGCCGAAGAGCGGGCGGGGGCAGCGCGCAACAAGCCGAACAGTCCGGCATGA